The following are encoded in a window of Solidesulfovibrio magneticus RS-1 genomic DNA:
- a CDS encoding DUF3124 domain-containing protein, whose amino-acid sequence MGRLSWRSIFRTLAFCAVLTVFGRPALAGSELLRGGTYFLPVYSHIYIGDRARPFLLAITVSVRNTSLTEPMTLTTADFYDSDGTLLNRYIDAPKTIEPFGSMRLTVAESEKHGGAGAKFLVSWTARTPVTAPHVEAVMIGSGGQQGISFTSQAVPLKIER is encoded by the coding sequence ATGGGGCGTTTGTCGTGGCGCAGCATTTTTCGGACGCTGGCGTTTTGTGCCGTGCTGACAGTCTTTGGCCGGCCGGCCCTGGCCGGTTCGGAGCTGTTGCGCGGGGGCACCTATTTTCTGCCCGTCTACTCCCACATCTACATCGGCGACCGGGCCAGGCCGTTTCTTTTGGCCATCACGGTGAGCGTGCGCAACACCAGCCTCACCGAGCCCATGACCCTGACGACGGCGGATTTCTACGATTCCGACGGGACGCTGCTCAACCGCTACATCGACGCGCCCAAGACCATCGAGCCCTTCGGCTCCATGCGCCTGACCGTGGCCGAATCCGAGAAACATGGCGGGGCCGGGGCCAAGTTCCTGGTTTCCTGGACCGCGCGCACACCCGTGACCGCGCCCCACGTGGAAGCGGTGATGATCGGCAGCGGCGGCCAGCAGGGCATTTCCTTCACTTCCCAGGCCGTTCCCCTCAAGATCGAGCGCTAG
- a CDS encoding DUF533 domain-containing protein, with translation MTSQEQRAILTLCLMAAFADGGNDVTEREQIRRIAEGLSAEAAQELSGLYQNVLLGRASLAAAASALAEPQVRQLAYEMAVCVCDADGAQSPAEGDFLERLRAALALDAATSREFARAAAEVADAPLDAGPDPAATAAPAGPANAPAADAQALDKTILNYAILNGALEILPQSLASMAILPLQLKMVYAVGKAYGFELDRGHIKDFAAALGVGLTGQFVEQIGRKLLGGLFKVAGGDFFGGVGSAATGAAFSFATTYALGQAAKLYYAGGRSTDMEQLRQMFASLLEQGKTMQSNYAEAIREKSRTVDVDQIAALVRGQ, from the coding sequence ATGACCAGCCAGGAACAACGGGCGATCCTGACGCTTTGCCTGATGGCCGCCTTTGCCGATGGCGGCAACGACGTCACCGAGCGCGAGCAGATCCGGCGCATCGCCGAGGGCCTGTCGGCCGAGGCCGCCCAGGAGCTGTCCGGGCTGTATCAGAACGTGCTGCTTGGCCGCGCCTCCCTGGCGGCGGCGGCCTCGGCGCTGGCCGAGCCTCAGGTCCGCCAGCTGGCCTATGAAATGGCCGTGTGCGTGTGCGACGCCGACGGCGCGCAAAGCCCGGCCGAGGGGGATTTCCTGGAGCGCCTGCGGGCCGCCCTGGCCCTGGACGCCGCCACGTCCCGGGAGTTTGCCCGCGCTGCGGCGGAAGTGGCCGACGCGCCCCTGGACGCCGGGCCGGACCCGGCGGCGACGGCAGCCCCGGCCGGCCCGGCCAACGCCCCGGCCGCGGACGCCCAGGCCCTGGACAAGACCATCCTCAATTACGCCATCTTAAACGGCGCGCTGGAGATTTTGCCCCAGTCCCTGGCTTCCATGGCCATCCTGCCGCTACAGCTCAAAATGGTCTACGCCGTGGGCAAGGCTTACGGCTTCGAGCTGGATCGCGGCCACATCAAGGATTTCGCGGCCGCCCTGGGCGTGGGGTTGACCGGGCAGTTCGTGGAGCAGATCGGGCGGAAGCTTCTGGGCGGCTTGTTCAAGGTGGCCGGGGGCGACTTTTTCGGCGGCGTGGGCAGCGCGGCCACGGGCGCGGCCTTTTCCTTCGCCACCACCTACGCCCTGGGCCAGGCGGCCAAGCTGTACTATGCCGGCGGCCGTTCCACGGACATGGAACAGCTGCGCCAGATGTTCGCCTCGCTTTTGGAGCAGGGCAAAACCATGCAATCAAACTACGCCGAAGCCATCCGGGAGAAGTCCCGGACCGTGGACGTCGATCAAATCGCCGCCCTGGTGCGGGGACAGTAG